From Rissa tridactyla isolate bRisTri1 chromosome 10, bRisTri1.patW.cur.20221130, whole genome shotgun sequence:
GGTTGCCATCCCAGCTGTATTGGCTCCCCCTGGTCCCCACCTCACTCTGGGGCCATGCTCTCCAACCATGCCTTACCCGGCAGGTCGATAGCCACAGCTCGGTAGCCGTTTTCAGCCAGCGTGGCAAGTGTCTGCAGCTGAAGCCAGGTGTCGGAGGAGAAGCGAATgccatgcagcagcagcaccgtcagcttcggcgcctgCTGGGCTGGCTGGGCTTGGCGATAGAAGAGGGTTTGGCCTTCCACCGTGACGGTGCTCTCGGTGAACTGCGGGGCGGCCATGCCTCGGGGGTTGGGAGAGCTGTTTAGGGGAGGGTCGAGAGATGCAAACAGGCCCGGCGTGTGCGGCAGCCCTGTGTGGCCTAGCGGGAAGGGTGACGGGCCTTGTCTTAAGAGTTGAGGCCCAGTGGTGACAGAAGGCAGTCGGGCTGCAGCACTGATACCGGGATGGGGGGGTTTACACTGGCATCACCCTCTTTCTGGGGGACACCGGCGGGGGGTCGGCCCCAGGGTGGGCGCTCGGGGCCGCTCGCTCACGCCGGGCGGGCTCACGGGccctcccctgcctcagtttccccgctcGGCGCTGCCAGCGGCCCTTACCTGCTCCTCACCCCCCAGTGCCGGCCGCCGCTCGCCTCCCGTTCCCCGCGGGGCTGGGGTTGCCGCGCCCGGGGTCCAaaggccggcggggcggggaggggagaaggggcagCGGCGGCAACGCCTCACCGAGCGCAGGGACCGGGGCGGCACTGGCCATGGCCGCCGCCCCGCCAAGCCGAGCTctgccgagccgagccgagcgtAGCCGAACTctgccgagccgagccgagccgagcgtCGCCGAGCTGTGCCGAGATGAGCCGAGTCATGCCGAACCCTAGCCGAGCTCCGCCGAGCCGTGCCGAACCGAGCGAGCTCTGCCGAACCCCTCCGAGCCTCAGCCAAGGCCCGCTGAGCGGGGGCTCCTCTCCCCGCACCGGCCGTTCCTTCCTGAGGCTTCGGCCCCGGCCCGGTGGGGCTCTGCCGGGGTCTCGGTGAGGCGGGCAGGCCCCCTCGGCTGACGGCCCTCGgggtctgcagcgctgcctcctcccGCCAGGCGGAGCCCGGGGCTGCGGGCGCGGCGCCGTgagggccagggcaggggccggggccgggggaggccccGCACATCCCGGCTGGAgccgaggggcggcggggccggcggccgcagCCAGCGGCAGCTCGGGAGGCCGGAGCCGAGCCGGGCTGGCAGCGGGGGGCGCAGGCCGGGCCGCAGCTGAGGGGCGCGCCGTGGTCTGGGGCCTACCTTGCCCCGCAGCAGTGGGGTCTTCCAGCCCCTCGCTGGCATTTTCCTTCCCCGGGGGGAGCGGAGATGCCGCCGGCCCGCAGCGGCCTGGGGCTCCTGCTCCTCGGGGCCCTCCTCACCCTCGTCCTCTACCTGCTGCTCCCGgctgcccagcacaggcagcGCTCGGCGGGTGCCCGgcctgaggaggggaagcaggGCCGGTGGGTGGCCAACACCACCGTGCGAAGGGGGATGGCTTGGGGAGAGCCCCCTGTCTTCTACAGGGAGGTTTCCGCAGGGCCCCGGGCCGGTGACGCTGCCAGCCCCAGGAGGTGGGTCACCGTCAGCTCCTGTggtgggggaaggtggggggtgACAGGCCCTGGGGGTCGGTCCCAGACGGCCCTCATGGCCGCTGGAAGCCCGCGTTTACGGCATCTTCCCTGACCCCTTCCCGCCTGTCTTCCCCACCGCAGACCTGATGTCCTGTTCCTGCACGGCCAGGCATTCACCTCCAAGACGTGGGAGGCTGTGGGCACGCTGGCACTGCTCGCCGGAGAAGGCTACCGTGCAGTCGCAATAGATCTGCCTGGTAGGACCATGGCGCTGCGCTTAAGTTGatctctctgggcagctctgGTCCCTCACCCCGGCCACTGCTGGGCTCTGGACGTTTTTAAGGAGGGCTCTGGGCCTTTTCAGGGAGCTAGCGGTGGTCCCTGGGGCAGTACGCCTGGGATTCAGCTTTCCCCTGGGACGTTGACCACCGTGGCCACCCAGACCCTTTGGTTGAGGGTGGCTCGGTGTAGCTGGCATGTGGCTGTGGTTGTACAACCACCTGGGCTTGATCGGGTGCCTGTTTTTTGCCAAGCCAGCTGAGCCTTGTGGGGAGAGACCACTGTAGGCTGCACAAtaccccctgccctgtgcccacTCTGTGCCCTCTGCCCCATGCCAGGCTATGGGGATTCTCCCCCAGCGGAGATGGTGGCCACAGTGCAGGGACGGGTGGCCTTCCTGGACCGTGTCTTCCAGGAGCTGGGCATGCGGAAGCCCGTTCTCGTCAGCCCCTCCATGAGCGGCCGCtttgccctgcccttcctcctggcACGGGGGGACCAGCTGGCTGGCATCGTGCCTGTTGCACCTGTGGGCACCAAGGACTACGCTGCTGAGCAGTACCAGCAGGTCCAGGTGAGGTGGGTTGGGGTCCCTGGGTGCTGGCGACCCTCGTGGGCCAGCTGGCTGGAGGGTGGCATGAAGGGTGGCTCTGTTTTGGGATTAGTGAGGGGGCacctgtgcccccccccagctcttgGGGGGGCTGGCACCTGCCTTCCCTGAGCCCCCCGTGGTGATGGGTGGAGGTGGACACAGCCCAGGGGAGGCTTGGTGGCCATTTCCCCCTCTGACACCCACTCTGGTTTTCTCTGCCCTTACCCAAGACGCCCACCCTGATCCTGTACGGTGACCGTGACACGAGCCTGGGAACCCAGGCCCTGCAGAGCCTCCGGCACCTCCCCAGGCACCGCGTGGCCGTGGTGCCCGATGCTGGCCATGCCTGCTACCTGGACAATCCGGAGGACTTCCACCGGGCCCTGCTGGGCTTCCTGCACCAGCTGAAGTGAGCGCTGCCTCGTCCGCTGCCGAGGAGAGGACGGGGGGACCGGGGCGTCCCGAGGGGCTGGGAAGCACGGGTGGCTGGCAGGCACGGGGGGCTGGCATGAGGGGCACCATTCTCttttggggtgtccccagggtggcaggGGTAGGACGCCGAGGGTGTCCCTTGTCTGTCACGAGGCCAAATAAACTGATGCTGCTCTGGTTTCTGCCTGTGTCCCCAAGCGCTTCGGGGCTCCAGCCCCATCTCTCTGCCTCCAGCGTGGGGCAGGAgggtcccctgcctgccccctgcccacCTTCCCCCCGCCTTCAGCCCACCCTGCGTCCCCAGCTCCTCCCCTGCCCGTCCGCTGCCGGttgcggggcggagcggagcgggcggagcggggccgggccgggcaggcgCCGGCGGCCGGGAGCAGCGCGGAGGtagggccggggcgggcgggcgggggg
This genomic window contains:
- the LOC128915764 gene encoding putative protein-lysine deacylase ABHD14B isoform X2, giving the protein MTRLISAQLGDARLGSARQSSATLGSARQSSAWRGGGHGQCRPGPCARSPNPRGMAAPQFTESTVTVEGQTLFYRQAQPAQQAPKLTVLLLHGIRFSSDTWLQLQTLATLAENGYRAVAIDLPGLGRSKDAVAPAPVGQPAPGTFLKAVLEALCLGPAVVISPSLSGMYSLPFLLQHNHLLKAYVPVAPICTEKFTAEQYAQIKGVPGQEEQVPGCHWKAQGAFPLCRRPR
- the LOC128915765 gene encoding protein ABHD14A-like produces the protein MPPARSGLGLLLLGALLTLVLYLLLPAAQHRQRSAGARPEEGKQGRWVANTTVRRGMAWGEPPVFYREVSAGPRAGDAASPRRPDVLFLHGQAFTSKTWEAVGTLALLAGEGYRAVAIDLPGYGDSPPAEMVATVQGRVAFLDRVFQELGMRKPVLVSPSMSGRFALPFLLARGDQLAGIVPVAPVGTKDYAAEQYQQVQTPTLILYGDRDTSLGTQALQSLRHLPRHRVAVVPDAGHACYLDNPEDFHRALLGFLHQLK